One window of the Cryptomeria japonica chromosome 7, Sugi_1.0, whole genome shotgun sequence genome contains the following:
- the LOC131030026 gene encoding glutamate receptor 3.2 isoform X2 — protein MFLDCTTCDVRSFAMKHLVFLLLLLSMGLCDAKPPEVRIGGVFDLGSYQGKQSNVAIQLAIQDVNNDPKILNGTLLQLDTAEIGSTALIDVGNVLQLFRANVVSIVAPMTAQVSNLVSFLADSAQVPLITFAGNDPSMSLKHSAYSIQMIGRDVLQMKAIAALLNNFQWREIVVIYQEDELGLSGILALKNALQEISARIVQKFAISDESFSNFSWNNITKTVEGDMTRSRVFVIHTSYGLAQKIFLEAKQSGIMKELGGAWVVTEWVASSLEIADDTTMDSMQGVIGVRIKITHTPHFENISMRWKEKFMSLYPNVTHSENIGIVGAYAYDSVRVIAKAIDDLFRDNKLAELEFKSSGKSSTDAYVFQEGNALFQKAVNSNLEGIIGKIKFSNSGLLEIHSYDIVNVVNREIRVVGSWMKEELKLNGVQIMWPNGSSKTPCGFRKFIVGVPPNVVFPGFINIKDNDKSFNGFCIEVFKKAVTKLNCPFDYEFKVSENSDKNPNYDILVQQVANKTFDAVVADITILSDRSEKVDFTQPYTDTGLVIMVPIKNTKSSAWAFMKPFTLSMWLTALAFILLTAFLILLFERHENDAFTGETARQLEISLWFSFATIVFVQGEKIMTSLGKVILMVWLFVVLILNSSYTASLASYVTVQQLSPTIRDTQSLRASNTSIGHMDGSFVEKYLIDELRIDKNRLRAFTKATDYVESLRNGSIGAVVDETPYINMLVSENCGEFEIVSRPFYRGGFGFVFAKGSPVVPEMTSAVLNITQDKTELDSIRSGYFGSESCNDSGNDIGRLSPKNFWGLFVISTAIYCALLSAYLVSRFHKGGLKTVKVQPIPQENSVPAIQLVALDPNLLHSQSLNGINTASSSRGVRRAYTALPPLNVHHQQRTTRLHSLIL, from the exons ATGTTTCTTGATTGTACTACTTGTGATGTGCGGAGTTTTGCTATGAAACACctggtttttcttcttcttcttctctctatgGGATTGTGTGATGCAAAGCCTCCAGAGGTGAGGATTGGGGGAGTCTTTGATTTGGGAAGCTATCAAGGTAAACAATCGAATGTAGCCATACAATTGGCCATTCAAGATGTTAACAACGATCCCAAAATTCTTAATGGGACCCTTCTTCAGCTTGACACTGCAGAGATAGGAAGTACTGCTCTCATAGATGTAGGCAATg TGCTGCAACTGTTCAGAGCAAACGTGGTATCTATCGTGGCACCCATGACAGCACAAGTCTCTAACTTAGTATCCTTCCTAGCTGATTCTGCACAAGTGCCACTCATTACATTTGCTGGCAATGATCCCTCCATGTCCTTGAAACACTCTGCATATTCAATTCAGATGATTGGCAGGGATGTACTGCAAATGAAGGCAATAGCTGCCTTGCTGAACAATTTTCAGTGGAGAGAAATAGTGGTCATATATCAAGAAGATGAATTGGGTCTCAGCGGAATTCTAGCCTTAAAGAATGCACTCCAAGAAATCTCTGCCAGAATAGTCCAAAAGTTTGCAATATCCGACGAGTCTTTCAGTAACTTTTCATGGAATAATATTACGAAGACAGTAGAAGGTGACATGACTAGAAGTCGAGTGTTTGTTATACATACTAGTTATGGATTGGCCCAGAAAATCTTTCTGGAGGCAAAACAATCAGGCATTATGAAGGAACTGGGTGGGGCTTGGGTTGTAACAGAGTGGGTAGCGAGTTCTTTGGAAATTGCAGATGATACAACTATGGATTCAATGCAAGGAGTCATTGGAGTTCGCATAAAAATAACACACACTCCACACTTCGAGAATATAAGCATGAGATGGAAGGAGAAATTCATGAGTTTGTATCCAAATGTAACACACTCTGAAAACATTGGCATAGTTGGAGCCTATGCTTATGATTCTGTCCGGGTAATTGCTAAAGCTATTGATGATCTGTTCAGAGACAACAAACTTGCTGAATTGGAATTTAAATCTTCTGGGAAATCTTCGACAGATGCCTATGTTTTTCAGGAAGGGAATGCCCTGTTTCAGAAAGCAGTTAACAGCAATTTAGAGGGAATTATTGGGAAAATTAAATTCAGCAATAGtgggcttcttgaaattcattcaTATGACATCGTTAATGTAGTCAACAGGGAAATCAGAGTTGTAGGATCTTGGATGAAGGAAGAGCTCAAATTGAACGGAGTACAGATTATGTGGCCAAATGGATCTTCAAAAACACCTTGTGGTTTCAGAAAGTTTATAGTGGGAGTACCCCCAAATGTTGTGTTTCCTGGATTTATAAACATTAAAGACAATGACAAATCGTTTAATGGATTCTGCATAGAGGTATTTAAAAAAGCTGTGACTAAGCTCAATTGCCCTTTTGACTATGAATTTAAGGTGTCTGAGAATAGTGATAAAAATCCAAACTATGATATCCTCGTTCAACAGGTTGCAAATAAG ACATTTGATGCAGTTGTAGCTGATATCACAATACTCTCAGACCGCAGCGAAAAAGTAGATTTTACACAGCCATATACAGACACGGGGCTGGTAATTATGGTCCCCATTAAGAATACAAAGTCTTCTGCTTGGGCCTTCATGAAACCCTTTACATTATCCATGTGGTTGACAGCATTGGCGTTTATTCTTCTTACTGCTTTTCTTATTTTGCTATTCGAACGGCATGAGAATGATGCTTTCACAGGAGAAACTGCTAGGCAATTGGAGATATCTCTCTG GTTTTCATTTGCAACAATTGTATTTGTTCAGG GAGAGAAGATTATGACATCTCTTGGTAAAGTAATTTTGATGGTCTGGCTGTTCGTAGTGCTGATACTAAATTCAAGCTATACAGCTAGCCTTGCATCCTATGTCACTGTTCAGCAGCTGTCTCCAACAATACGAGATACACAGTCTCTGAGAGCAAGCAACACCTCCATAGGCCATATGGATGGCTCCTTTGTTGAAAAATACCTAATAGACGAACTAAGAATTGATAAGAACAGATTAAGAGCTTTTACCAAGGCAACAGACTATGTTGAGTCTCTCAGAAATGGATCTATTGGTGCTGTTGTTGATGAGACTCCATACATTAACATGCTCGTGTCAGAAAATTGTGGCGAGTTTGAGATTGTAAGTCGGCCATTCTACAGGGGAGGATTTGGATTT GTATTTGCCAAAGGGTCTCCAGTGGTTCCAGAGATGACATCTGCAGTCCTGAATATTACTCAGGACAAAACAGAGCTGGACTCAATTCGAAGCGGCTACTTTGGTTCAGAATCCTGCAATGATAGTGGTAATGATATTGGGAGACTGAGCCCAAAGAACTTTTGGGGTTTATTTGTTATCTCCACAGCTATATATTGTGCATTACTATCTGCCTATTTGGTTAGTAGGTTTCATAAAGGAGGACTAAAGACGGTGAAAGTCCAGCCCATTCCTCAGGAGAACTCTGTGCCTGCAATACAATTAGTAGCTCTAGATCCAAATCTATTGCATTCACAAAGTCTTAACGGTATTAACACGGCTTCATCTTCTCGTGGTGTGCGGAGGGCTTACACAGCTTTACCTCCCCTTAACGTACACCATCAACAAAGGACGACAAGACTTCACAGCTTAATTTTATGA
- the LOC131030026 gene encoding glutamate receptor 3.2 isoform X5, which produces MTAQVSNLVSFLADSAQVPLITFAGNDPSMSLKHSAYSIQMIGRDVLQMKAIAALLNNFQWREIVVIYQEDELGLSGILALKNALQEISARIVQKFAISDESFSNFSWNNITKTVEGDMTRSRVFVIHTSYGLAQKIFLEAKQSGIMKELGGAWVVTEWVASSLEIADDTTMDSMQGVIGVRIKITHTPHFENISMRWKEKFMSLYPNVTHSENIGIVGAYAYDSVRVIAKAIDDLFRDNKLAELEFKSSGKSSTDAYVFQEGNALFQKAVNSNLEGIIGKIKFSNSGLLEIHSYDIVNVVNREIRVVGSWMKEELKLNGVQIMWPNGSSKTPCGFRKFIVGVPPNVVFPGFINIKDNDKSFNGFCIEVFKKAVTKLNCPFDYEFKVSENSDKNPNYDILVQQVANKTFDAVVADITILSDRSEKVDFTQPYTDTGLVIMVPIKNTKSSAWAFMKPFTLSMWLTALAFILLTAFLILLFERHENDAFTGETARQLEISLWFSFATIVFVQGEKIMTSLGKVILMVWLFVVLILNSSYTASLASYVTVQQLSPTIRDTQSLRASNTSIGHMDGSFVEKYLIDELRIDKNRLRAFTKATDYVESLRNGSIGAVVDETPYINMLVSENCGEFEIVSRPFYRGGFGFVFAKGSPVVPEMTSAVLNITQDKTELDSIRSGYFGSESCNDSGNDIGRLSPKNFWGLFVISTAIYCALLSAYLVSRFHKGGLKTVKVQPIPQENSVPAIQLVALDPNLLHSQSLNGINTASSSRGVRRAYTALPPLNVHHQQRTTRLHSLIL; this is translated from the exons ATGACAGCACAAGTCTCTAACTTAGTATCCTTCCTAGCTGATTCTGCACAAGTGCCACTCATTACATTTGCTGGCAATGATCCCTCCATGTCCTTGAAACACTCTGCATATTCAATTCAGATGATTGGCAGGGATGTACTGCAAATGAAGGCAATAGCTGCCTTGCTGAACAATTTTCAGTGGAGAGAAATAGTGGTCATATATCAAGAAGATGAATTGGGTCTCAGCGGAATTCTAGCCTTAAAGAATGCACTCCAAGAAATCTCTGCCAGAATAGTCCAAAAGTTTGCAATATCCGACGAGTCTTTCAGTAACTTTTCATGGAATAATATTACGAAGACAGTAGAAGGTGACATGACTAGAAGTCGAGTGTTTGTTATACATACTAGTTATGGATTGGCCCAGAAAATCTTTCTGGAGGCAAAACAATCAGGCATTATGAAGGAACTGGGTGGGGCTTGGGTTGTAACAGAGTGGGTAGCGAGTTCTTTGGAAATTGCAGATGATACAACTATGGATTCAATGCAAGGAGTCATTGGAGTTCGCATAAAAATAACACACACTCCACACTTCGAGAATATAAGCATGAGATGGAAGGAGAAATTCATGAGTTTGTATCCAAATGTAACACACTCTGAAAACATTGGCATAGTTGGAGCCTATGCTTATGATTCTGTCCGGGTAATTGCTAAAGCTATTGATGATCTGTTCAGAGACAACAAACTTGCTGAATTGGAATTTAAATCTTCTGGGAAATCTTCGACAGATGCCTATGTTTTTCAGGAAGGGAATGCCCTGTTTCAGAAAGCAGTTAACAGCAATTTAGAGGGAATTATTGGGAAAATTAAATTCAGCAATAGtgggcttcttgaaattcattcaTATGACATCGTTAATGTAGTCAACAGGGAAATCAGAGTTGTAGGATCTTGGATGAAGGAAGAGCTCAAATTGAACGGAGTACAGATTATGTGGCCAAATGGATCTTCAAAAACACCTTGTGGTTTCAGAAAGTTTATAGTGGGAGTACCCCCAAATGTTGTGTTTCCTGGATTTATAAACATTAAAGACAATGACAAATCGTTTAATGGATTCTGCATAGAGGTATTTAAAAAAGCTGTGACTAAGCTCAATTGCCCTTTTGACTATGAATTTAAGGTGTCTGAGAATAGTGATAAAAATCCAAACTATGATATCCTCGTTCAACAGGTTGCAAATAAG ACATTTGATGCAGTTGTAGCTGATATCACAATACTCTCAGACCGCAGCGAAAAAGTAGATTTTACACAGCCATATACAGACACGGGGCTGGTAATTATGGTCCCCATTAAGAATACAAAGTCTTCTGCTTGGGCCTTCATGAAACCCTTTACATTATCCATGTGGTTGACAGCATTGGCGTTTATTCTTCTTACTGCTTTTCTTATTTTGCTATTCGAACGGCATGAGAATGATGCTTTCACAGGAGAAACTGCTAGGCAATTGGAGATATCTCTCTG GTTTTCATTTGCAACAATTGTATTTGTTCAGG GAGAGAAGATTATGACATCTCTTGGTAAAGTAATTTTGATGGTCTGGCTGTTCGTAGTGCTGATACTAAATTCAAGCTATACAGCTAGCCTTGCATCCTATGTCACTGTTCAGCAGCTGTCTCCAACAATACGAGATACACAGTCTCTGAGAGCAAGCAACACCTCCATAGGCCATATGGATGGCTCCTTTGTTGAAAAATACCTAATAGACGAACTAAGAATTGATAAGAACAGATTAAGAGCTTTTACCAAGGCAACAGACTATGTTGAGTCTCTCAGAAATGGATCTATTGGTGCTGTTGTTGATGAGACTCCATACATTAACATGCTCGTGTCAGAAAATTGTGGCGAGTTTGAGATTGTAAGTCGGCCATTCTACAGGGGAGGATTTGGATTT GTATTTGCCAAAGGGTCTCCAGTGGTTCCAGAGATGACATCTGCAGTCCTGAATATTACTCAGGACAAAACAGAGCTGGACTCAATTCGAAGCGGCTACTTTGGTTCAGAATCCTGCAATGATAGTGGTAATGATATTGGGAGACTGAGCCCAAAGAACTTTTGGGGTTTATTTGTTATCTCCACAGCTATATATTGTGCATTACTATCTGCCTATTTGGTTAGTAGGTTTCATAAAGGAGGACTAAAGACGGTGAAAGTCCAGCCCATTCCTCAGGAGAACTCTGTGCCTGCAATACAATTAGTAGCTCTAGATCCAAATCTATTGCATTCACAAAGTCTTAACGGTATTAACACGGCTTCATCTTCTCGTGGTGTGCGGAGGGCTTACACAGCTTTACCTCCCCTTAACGTACACCATCAACAAAGGACGACAAGACTTCACAGCTTAATTTTATGA